The Vigna unguiculata cultivar IT97K-499-35 chromosome 6, ASM411807v1, whole genome shotgun sequence genome contains a region encoding:
- the LOC114188155 gene encoding shaggy-related protein kinase kappa has protein sequence MASASLGSGGVGSSRSVNAAFRGSSSSVDWLGREMLEMRLRDHDDDRDSEPDVIDGVGAETGHVIRTSIGGRNGQSKQNVSYIAEHVVGTGSFGVVFQAKCRETGEIVAIKKVLQDKRYKNRELQIMQMLDHPNIVALRHCFFSTTDKEEVYLNLVLEYVPETVNRIARSYSRINQRMPLIYVKLYTYQICRALAYIHNCIGICHRDIKPQNLLVNPHTHQLKLCDFGSAKVLVKGEPNVSYICSRYYRAPELIFGATEYTTAIDIWSTGCVMAELLLGQPLFPGESGVDQLVEIIKVLGTPTREEIKCMNPNYTEFKFPQIKPHPWHKVFQKRLPPEAVDLVCRFFQYSPNLRCTALEACIHPFFDELRDPNTRLPNGRPLPPLFNFKSQELSGIPPDVINLLIPEHARKQNLFMALHT, from the exons ATGGCCTCCGCTAGCCTCGGAAGTGGTGGGGTCGGCAGTTCCAGGTCCGTTAACGCCGCCTTCAGGGGTTCTTCCAGTTCCGTCGATTGGCTTGGCAGAGAGATGCTCGAGATGAGATTGAGAGACCACGACGACGATAGA GATAGTGAGCCGGACGTCATTGATGGTGTGGGTGCTGAGACCGGGCACGTCATAAGAACCAGTATCGGTGGCCGAAATGGTCAATCTAAACAG AATGTCAGTTATATTGCAGAACACGTGGTCGGAACAGGCTCTTTTGGTGTTGTTTTCCAG GCAAAATGTAGAGAAACGGGAGAGATTGTAGCCATCAAGAAGGTTCTCCAGGACAAGCGCTACAAGAATAGAGAGTTACAAATTATGCAAATGCTGGATCATCCAAATATTGTTGCCCTACGGCATTGTTTCTTCTCAACAACTGACAAGGAAGAAGTTTACTTGAATCTTGTCCTTGAATATGTTCCTGAAACCGTGAATCGCATCGCAAGGAGCTACAGCAGGATTAACCAGCGAATGCCTTTGATATATGTAAAGCTTTATACCTACCAG ATTTGCAGGGCCCTTGCTTATATACATAACTGCATTGGTATATGTCACCGTGACATCAAACCTCAGAACCTACTT GTGAATCCCCATACTCATCAGCTGAAACTATGTGATTTTGGTAGTGCAAAAGTGTTG GTAAAAGGAGAACCAAATGTTTCTTACATCTGTTCAAGATACTACCGTGCTCCGGAACTTATATTTGGGGCCACCGAATATACAACTGCCATAGACATATGGTCTACTGGTTGCGTAATGGCTGAATTACTCCTTGGACAG CCATTGTTTCCTGGGGAGAGTGGAGTTGATCAGCTAGTTGAAATCATCAAG gttttgggaACTCCAACTAGGGAGGAGATAAAGtgcatgaaccctaattatactGAGTTTAAGTTTCCACAGATAAAACCTCATCCATGGCACAAG GTCTTTCAGAAACGTTTACCTCCAGAAGCAGTGGACCTTGTGTGTAGGTTCTTTCAGTACTCTCCCAATTTGAGATGCACTGCG TTGGAGGCTTGCATTCATCCATTTTTTGATGAATTGAGGGACCCCAACACCCGTCTTCCTAATGGTCGACCACTTCCTccacttttcaattttaaatctCAGG AACTTTCTGGCATACCCCCTGATGTTATCAATCTTCTTATTCC